In a genomic window of Meleagris gallopavo isolate NT-WF06-2002-E0010 breed Aviagen turkey brand Nicholas breeding stock chromosome 1, Turkey_5.1, whole genome shotgun sequence:
- the SHISAL1 gene encoding protein shisa-like-1 isoform X1, with translation MTSCGQQSLNVLMVLVSLLLSAVLSAHFRVCEPYTDYKGRYHFGFHCPRLSDNKSYIFCCHHNNTVFKYCCNETEFQTVMQMNLTGNADGYMHNNYSALLGVWIYGFFVVILLVLDLLYYSSMNYDICKFYLARWGIQGKWMTQGQSRWINSAQDPSQVQTQPQPETQPQTQPQPQPQTSQTVHTLKGDALSPPLMSFQSTSAWSLLRCVSCVLPHLLVHVRICRWNSPSRLFNSWISSSNKQHGNPY, from the exons TGTTGTCCGCACATTTTCGGGTCTGCGAGCCATATACAGACTACAAAGGACGCTACCACTTTGGTTTTCACTGCCCCCGTCTTTCTGACAATAAATCTTACATCTTTTGCTGTCACCATAACAACACAGTATTTAAATACTGCTGCAATGAGACAGAATTTCAGACTGTTATGCAGATGAACTTAACAGGGAATGCAGATGGATATATGCATAA caacTACAGCGCACTGTTAGGGGTGTGGATCTATGGTTTTTTTGTGGTGATCTTGCTGGTACTGGACCTTTTATATTACTCTTCAATGAACTATGATATTTGCAAATTTTACCTAGCACGGTGGGGAATACAGGGAAAGTGGATGACACAAGGACAGAGCCGATGGATTAATTCTGCTCAGGACCCAAGCCAAGTACAGACTCAGCCTCAGCCAGAGACGCAGCCTCAAACTCAGCCTCAGCCACAGCCTCAGACATCACAGACAGTACATACTCTCAAAGGAGATGCTTTAAGCCCACCCCTGATGTCTTTTCAGAGTACATCTGCCTG GTCCTTGCTGAGGTGCGTGAGCTGTGTCCTTCCACACTTATTGGTCCATGTGAGAATCTGCAGGTGGAACAGCCCGAGCAGGCTTTTTAACAGCTGGATATCAAGCAGCAACAAGCAGCATGGAAATCCTTACTGA